The Panicum virgatum strain AP13 chromosome 5K, P.virgatum_v5, whole genome shotgun sequence genome has a window encoding:
- the LOC120705743 gene encoding transcription factor MYBS3-like, with amino-acid sequence MTRRCSHYSNNGHNSRTCPARSGGVGGGGGVRLFGVRLTTASAPAAMKKSASMSCIASALGGWSGGSSSPVGGGGGGWGGGDGGAGYVSDDPAHASCSTNGRAERKKGTPWTEEEHRMFLMGLQKLDKGDWRGISRNFVVSRTPTQVASHAQKYFIRQTNSSRRKRRSSLFDMVPEMPMEESPAAVEQFALQNTQGEATISNEWPTLHRGQQKEVEFAKQLPTQLSQHEDSENAEPPLPLPVPTVPAFYPALVPVPLTLWPPSVAHVEEAGATHEILKPTPLNGKVVVKVDDVVSMSKLSIGDASSGSMEPTALSLQLIGSTDANFSCQSTDE; translated from the exons ATGACGCGGCGGTGCTCGCACTACAGCAACAACGGCCACAACTCGCGCACCTGCCccgcccgctccggcggcgtcggcggcggcggaggggtgaGGCTGTTCGGCGTGCGGCTCAccacggcgtcggcgccggcggcgatgaagAAAAGCGCCAGCATGAGCTGCATCGCGTCCGCACTCGGGGGCTGGTCCGGGGGCTCGTCGTCGCCGGtggggggaggaggcggcggatggGGAGGGGGTGACGGCGGAGCCGGGTACGTGTCCGACGACCCCGCGCACGCCTCTTGCTCGACGAATGGCCGCGCTGAGCGCAAGAAAG gTACTCCTTGGACTGAAGAAGAACATAGAATGTTTCTGATGGGTCTGCAGAAGCTTGATAAGGGAGACTGGCGAGGGATATCCCGAAATTTTGTTGTTTCCAGGACCCCAACTCAAGTGGCAAGCCATGCTCAAAAGTATTTTATTAGACAAACAAACTCATCAAGACGGAAAAGGCGGTCGAGCTTGTTTGACATGGTCCCGGAAATG CCAATGGAGGAGTCGCCAGCTGCTGTGGAACAATTTGCTCTCCAAAATACTCAAGGTGAAGCTACAATTTCAAATGAATGGCCAACCTTACATCGTGGGCAACAGAAGGAAGTAGAGTTTGCTAAGCAGCTGCCGACTCAGCTAAGCCAGCATGAGGATTCTGAAAATGCAGAACCTCCATTGCCATTACCTGTTCCAACAGTGCCAGCATTCTACCCAGCATTGGTCCCTGTTCCACTAACTCTTTGGCCTCCAAGTGTTGCTCATGTGGAGGAAGCAGGCGCAACCCATGAAATACTTAAACCGACTCCTTTGAATGGTAAGGTGGTGGTTAAAGTGGATGATGTTGTTAGTATGTCTAAGCTCAGCATTGGTGATGCTAGCTCTGGCTCCATGGAACCCACTGCACTTTCCCTTCAGCTTATTGGATCGACGGATGCAAACTTTTCATGTCAGTCCACCGATGAATAG
- the LOC120705742 gene encoding 2-oxoglutarate-Fe(II) type oxidoreductase hxnY-like isoform X2: protein MESSISSTELNCISLADPDIQKSVALLKQACLDSGFFYVVDHGISEEFMDEVFAQSKKFFDLPHIEKMKLLRDKKNRGYTPMLDEILDPENQVNGDYKEGYYIGVEVPADSPEANKPFCGPNQWPAEEVLPKWREVMEQYHREALRVAKSVARIIALALDLDVDFFDRPEMLAKPIATLRLLHYEGRVSNPAKGVYGAGAHSDYGLITLLATDDVVGLQICKDRNAQPQVWEYVAPVKGGFIVNLGDMLERWSNCIFRSTLHRVVLDGRERYSIVYFVEPSHDCVVECLPTCKSETNPPKFPPITCSAYLTQRYKDTHADLSSYSDGKA from the exons ATGGAGAGCTCGATCTCGAGTACTGAGCTGAATTGCATCAGCCTGGCGGACCCGGACATCCAGAAATCGGTCGCGCTCCTCAAGCAG GCATGCCTGGATTCAGGCTTCTTCTATGTTGTGGATCATGGGATAAGCGAAGAGTTCATGGATGAAGTTTTTGCCCAGAGCAAGAAATTCTTTGACCTTCCCCACATTGAGAAAATGAAGCTTCTCCGAGACAAGAAGAACCGCGGGTATACACCCATGCTTGATGAAATTCTTGATCCAGAAAATCAAGTGAACG GTGACTACAAGGAAGGATATTATATAGGTGTTGAGGTACCTGCAGATAGTCCAGAAGCAAACAAACCATTTTGTGGTCCAAATCAGTGGCCTGCTGAAG AAGTATTGCCAAAATGGAGGGAGGTGATGGAGCAATATCACAGGGAGGCATT GAGAGTAGCAAAATCAGTTGCAAGGATCATTGCTCTTGCTCTGGACCTAGATGTGGACTTCTTTGATAGACCTGAAATGCTTGCCAAGCCTATAGCCACTTTAAGGCTCCTACACTATGAAG GTCGAGTGTCAAATCCTGCAAAGGGTGTCTATGGAGCAGGAGCGCATTCAGATTATGGCCTAATAACTCTCCTTGCAACCGATGATGTAGTTGGACTTCAA ATATGTAAGGACAGGAATGCTCAGCCTCAAGTATGGGAATATGTAGCTCCGGTGAAAGG AGGATTCATCGTCAATCTTGGTGATATGCTCGAAAGGTGGAGTAACTGCATTTTCAG GTCAACCTTGCATCGAGTAGTCCTCGATGGGCGAGAACGCTACTCA ATAGTCTACTTTGTGGAACCAAGCCACGACTGCGTAGTCGAGTGCCTGCCAACCTGCAAATCTGAAACGAATCCTCCAAA GTTCCCTCCAATCACCTGCTCTGCCTACCTGACCCAGCGCTACAAGGACACTCATGCAGATCTGAGCTCTTACAGCGACGGCAAGGCCTGA
- the LOC120705742 gene encoding 2-oxoglutarate-Fe(II) type oxidoreductase-like isoform X3, with protein MESSISSTELNCISLADPDIQKSVALLKQACLDSGFFYVVDHGISEEFMDEVFAQSKKFFDLPHIEKMKLLRDKKNRGYTPMLDEILDPENQVNGDYKEGYYIGVEVPADSPEANKPFCGPNQWPAEEVLPKWREVMEQYHREALRVAKSVARIIALALDLDVDFFDRPEMLAKPIATLRLLHYEGGQKTGRVSNPAKGVYGAGAHSDYGLITLLATDDVVGLQICKDRNAQPQVWEYVAPVKGGFIVNLGDMLERWSNCIFRSTLHRVVLDGRERYSVNSLLCGTKPRLRSRVPANLQI; from the exons ATGGAGAGCTCGATCTCGAGTACTGAGCTGAATTGCATCAGCCTGGCGGACCCGGACATCCAGAAATCGGTCGCGCTCCTCAAGCAG GCATGCCTGGATTCAGGCTTCTTCTATGTTGTGGATCATGGGATAAGCGAAGAGTTCATGGATGAAGTTTTTGCCCAGAGCAAGAAATTCTTTGACCTTCCCCACATTGAGAAAATGAAGCTTCTCCGAGACAAGAAGAACCGCGGGTATACACCCATGCTTGATGAAATTCTTGATCCAGAAAATCAAGTGAACG GTGACTACAAGGAAGGATATTATATAGGTGTTGAGGTACCTGCAGATAGTCCAGAAGCAAACAAACCATTTTGTGGTCCAAATCAGTGGCCTGCTGAAG AAGTATTGCCAAAATGGAGGGAGGTGATGGAGCAATATCACAGGGAGGCATT GAGAGTAGCAAAATCAGTTGCAAGGATCATTGCTCTTGCTCTGGACCTAGATGTGGACTTCTTTGATAGACCTGAAATGCTTGCCAAGCCTATAGCCACTTTAAGGCTCCTACACTATGAAGGTGGACAAAAGACAG GTCGAGTGTCAAATCCTGCAAAGGGTGTCTATGGAGCAGGAGCGCATTCAGATTATGGCCTAATAACTCTCCTTGCAACCGATGATGTAGTTGGACTTCAA ATATGTAAGGACAGGAATGCTCAGCCTCAAGTATGGGAATATGTAGCTCCGGTGAAAGG AGGATTCATCGTCAATCTTGGTGATATGCTCGAAAGGTGGAGTAACTGCATTTTCAG GTCAACCTTGCATCGAGTAGTCCTCGATGGGCGAGAACGCTACTCAGTAA ATAGTCTACTTTGTGGAACCAAGCCACGACTGCGTAGTCGAGTGCCTGCCAACCTGCAAATCTGA
- the LOC120705742 gene encoding 2-oxoglutarate-Fe(II) type oxidoreductase hxnY-like isoform X1 produces MESSISSTELNCISLADPDIQKSVALLKQACLDSGFFYVVDHGISEEFMDEVFAQSKKFFDLPHIEKMKLLRDKKNRGYTPMLDEILDPENQVNGDYKEGYYIGVEVPADSPEANKPFCGPNQWPAEEVLPKWREVMEQYHREALRVAKSVARIIALALDLDVDFFDRPEMLAKPIATLRLLHYEGGQKTGRVSNPAKGVYGAGAHSDYGLITLLATDDVVGLQICKDRNAQPQVWEYVAPVKGGFIVNLGDMLERWSNCIFRSTLHRVVLDGRERYSIVYFVEPSHDCVVECLPTCKSETNPPKFPPITCSAYLTQRYKDTHADLSSYSDGKA; encoded by the exons ATGGAGAGCTCGATCTCGAGTACTGAGCTGAATTGCATCAGCCTGGCGGACCCGGACATCCAGAAATCGGTCGCGCTCCTCAAGCAG GCATGCCTGGATTCAGGCTTCTTCTATGTTGTGGATCATGGGATAAGCGAAGAGTTCATGGATGAAGTTTTTGCCCAGAGCAAGAAATTCTTTGACCTTCCCCACATTGAGAAAATGAAGCTTCTCCGAGACAAGAAGAACCGCGGGTATACACCCATGCTTGATGAAATTCTTGATCCAGAAAATCAAGTGAACG GTGACTACAAGGAAGGATATTATATAGGTGTTGAGGTACCTGCAGATAGTCCAGAAGCAAACAAACCATTTTGTGGTCCAAATCAGTGGCCTGCTGAAG AAGTATTGCCAAAATGGAGGGAGGTGATGGAGCAATATCACAGGGAGGCATT GAGAGTAGCAAAATCAGTTGCAAGGATCATTGCTCTTGCTCTGGACCTAGATGTGGACTTCTTTGATAGACCTGAAATGCTTGCCAAGCCTATAGCCACTTTAAGGCTCCTACACTATGAAGGTGGACAAAAGACAG GTCGAGTGTCAAATCCTGCAAAGGGTGTCTATGGAGCAGGAGCGCATTCAGATTATGGCCTAATAACTCTCCTTGCAACCGATGATGTAGTTGGACTTCAA ATATGTAAGGACAGGAATGCTCAGCCTCAAGTATGGGAATATGTAGCTCCGGTGAAAGG AGGATTCATCGTCAATCTTGGTGATATGCTCGAAAGGTGGAGTAACTGCATTTTCAG GTCAACCTTGCATCGAGTAGTCCTCGATGGGCGAGAACGCTACTCA ATAGTCTACTTTGTGGAACCAAGCCACGACTGCGTAGTCGAGTGCCTGCCAACCTGCAAATCTGAAACGAATCCTCCAAA GTTCCCTCCAATCACCTGCTCTGCCTACCTGACCCAGCGCTACAAGGACACTCATGCAGATCTGAGCTCTTACAGCGACGGCAAGGCCTGA